ccccacaatccttgATGTTATCGCTGTGAtgcgcttactaggccatgcgcgtgcccggtattcatgagtactctagagatcatgccaagatctcatgcaagcggccccactcgacactcatataggtgatttcatcaagtgtatgctgcaaatcatacaccacccgtaagggatatgaaaaatcattaaaaactttgtttaagctaaaattctttcaccacatagaattttaacgacaaagtttaacctctcataatgcagtctctagcactttcacataCACACCATAAGaagggacataattgattaaaatcaatttagtgttatcagaactaacaagtgacttgtttttacccatatgaaccttattcatgggatctccaatcacaaaggttgggttaccatcacttgtttgtttgccagtggcttaagtcccattcccctcgatgtttctaagatcatatttcttTCCAAGGGTTTTGTCACAAGATCTGCTAGATtccgttctgacttcacatagtcaatggaaatagttccactctttagcagctgcttcaccaaattgtgtctcaattggatatgtctattctttccattgtaattcttgtttttagctatagctattgccgattggcaatcacagtgtattgatactgatggggttggtttcattcctagtggaatgtttgctaagaagtttttcaagcACTCAGCCTCACTACCAACCATCTCAAGAGTGAAAAACTCATATTCCACATTATTGATTTGCAATAATAGTTTGTCTGGCTGATCTTCATGTAATCGCACCatccccaagtgtgaatacataatcactagtggattttgtctcatctgaatcagagatccagttagcatcactaTACCCTTCTAACGgaaaatccactatattcaatggcataatctaTCGAACCTCTCAAGTATCTCATAAGCGTAGAAAGTGCACCctaatgttcttgatttggacattgagtgtacctactcagtctacctactgcataacaaaagttcatcaagtgtagtaagctcccaattatctgggcatactgaggctgaAATAATaattctcctctatttttcattaatttagaattagcatcataaggggtacttaCTGGTGAGATCATAAAACCTAAACTTCTTAAAAAGTTTCTCAatatattgttcttgggatagtaatatactatctcccttccttatgattctaatacctaaaatcatattggcttcacccatgtctttcatttcaaagttcaatcctagaaataatttatttctagcAACAATTTCATTCTCAATCTGACACTATTCAATCATCATTCATCGTTATCTAAagtctcattcaaaattcaaaaatactATATGCTCAATGGGTTCTActcaaacaataaataaatatcattccAAAATAATAGATCATTTATTACTATAACCCATCATTAAAATCAAATTcccatttaatttaaaaactcattaattttctttttgaatcaaattaatttctctttaaattaatttgattgtcAATCAAttactaaataattaataataatttttcttctcataattattattataattataataaattaatctcttttttttctctccctttacaatttattttcattaattaaaatgatagaTTATGGGTTCTCCAGACCCAAACCTGCACCCAAGCTCAACTAGACACTCTAGGTTTGCAGTTCAAGTAGGTTCAAACTAAACCAATCACAGTCCTCCGTGCCAGACTCTGGGCCTACAGCTCAATTaaaaattcttattattatttttggaatttattattataatttccaAATCTGTTCCTCAattaagattgttgtaaaagctgacaaaagtagaataaagatcacgaacaatacttcctgaggcgtgtagatcactgtccttaaggacttatccgcggtgtattgcgcaagccccCCAGAATACAACAGaaacttctcagaatttctgaggatcacagaactagcaaggatctcttagagagaataaataaacccataatattttaagaagaaaagaagacaaaaagattagagaatgagagaaagagaagagagtgCAAATCTGCGTATTTGGAATGAAGAAAGccactctatttatagagtggGAAATCAACAAAGATTGGCCTAAGGCCCAACGCCAATGGGAAAAATCTCATGCCTTTCGGAAGTGGCTTTGACTATGCAGCAACAATTTAAAGTTgcacattaaaaaatttaacgttGACAACCGCATCACACGAAACTTGTGGAATGTATCAacgttaaattatattttgcaatattatattaataaataataacatatatttgaattataatacCTTGGTGTCCTCAAGATCAAGGATATGATACtgtgacaacattttaacattacttacatgtcattctgtgattggtttCAAATTActatataatcaataataataatcataaataccaATATAAACCAATCATAAAATGACACgtagataatgttaaaatgttataaaaaatgttgtcaaaatattattatatcaaGAACAATGTCTACACAAGGACACATTTTGCTTTTTAGTTTCGTAAACTAGATTCTGGAACCAAACGTGCAACACAAGAAAGTCACAAAAAAGACAAAAGTATTCTACCAATTAATATGTGAGACATAAATCAAACGGGTTTCTATTTCACGTGGCCATATACAACGAAACAAATGGCCCTTGTTTGGTCACACATTATAAAAAGTTGCTAATTCTAGACCATAGAAATAATCTTTTAGGACCCCCGTTTAGCTTGGACTCAATGACATAAAGTAGGACTCACgattttcaatccaaaattatatatgtatatcgTATTTAACTTCTTTTCAACTTGTCACTACAGTCATAAATTCTCTTTTACTAATACTTTAGTTTGATTTGTTTAACGtggttatatatataacatgtatCTAAATTAGCTTCAACTATTAAATCttccttaaaaataatatagataatattaaaagtcTCACATGttcacaatatataaatataaatggatataaattttaaaaattaaattcgaTTTAAAATCTGTTTTTTAAGATTATATCGGAATCATAGTTAATGTGGATCTAGAATTAAAACTCAATGTGAATGAATTATTTGGCACCATGGCATGCATGATTGGAAAAGGACAAATAAATAATGgggttgaaaaataaaataaaacactgaTGATTACGTGACGCAGTGTGCATTCTTCTCCTTGTCCACAAGAATTCATTCAAGGAACATGCATGTGATTCAAGATGACGAGTTGTCATGAAGGCCACTAACTCAACTAACCCTACCAGGCTCTATATATAACACTTATTTAAGAAACCAAGCCTTACTCTTAGaatcataaaatttatcttCTGAAAATGTGCAAAGGCGTGGAAGGGAAAAAGCTTGGTGGTTCACGCAGAAGCTTACCACCTGAAGGGAATTCTTCATTTGCTGCAACAAGAGGTTGTTCAACATCTTGTGAGCTGTGTGGTTTGCAAGCTTCATTGTATTGTCCGGCAGATGATGCATATTTGTGCAGAAAATGTGACGAATGGGTTCACAGAGCCAATTTTTTGGCCCTTAGACATGTGAGGAGCTTTTTGTGCAAAACATGTCAGAACCTTACACACAGATATCTGATCGGAATCTCAGCAGAGATCCTTCTTCCAGTAAGATGGATTGTGCAGAAACAGAACCTTCCTAACAGCACCACCGATGAATTTTGTTCAAGAACGATTAGGAGACCTTTAATCTTTCTCTAGTTTTAGATGGTGTTGGTttctttatgaaaatatatgttcGAAAACCAAATTGCTGCAATGACATATTTAATAGTTGTATATGTAGtcttcaaatatataatattatcagTAGTCACTCATACATTATGGTAGCAAAATTATAAACTTCacatattgttttaaaatgatgaaaaaaaattctcagCTACCACGgggtaataataattaatgggaTTTATATGCAGTTGCCGGACAAAAACCTTGTACAACTTCTTCGGTTTctcgataaaaaaaaaacatgatctACATTCCACACTTTTGTCTATGAAGGTGTCGGAGAAGAATTCAAGCTAAACTTGAcctacttttaatttttaagatttatacttataaaaaagAAGTATGTTAGAACACTATGGATTATCAGAAAATAATatgagtttaaatttaatttatatttgaattttataacaTAAGATGAAACAAAACTAAATTTGGAATTGAAACCATTAAATGAGTATatctacttatatatttatgaagTTGAATCAATTTATGACTAACGTGAATAAGTATTTTAGCttgaatttattctttaaaatttcattatccTTTTGGAGATAATATAACTAGGAAATTAGAAACCTGAGATGACATGTTCTCTTAAGccaattgttttattttaatttttctcactCATATgtatattgtaacatcccaaaaaatacagcataaaatcatataacagaataatcacatattaacaatattacagTTCAGTTCTAAGATTAAGAAGTACAATTCTAGCTAAACGGCCTTACCAAAATACTGcagaatttaaactttacaGAAATACTGACTAGACCGAACGATTTCCAAAATTACCTAcaccgaacggttctacaaaACTAGAAGCAAAATAATAACCGAACGGTCCTAAGGTTCGGTCTTcccttccacttcttccagcaactcttctccttctgctcacatccacacgaatgatcattgcaacagaaaacGACAACAGAAAGGACCAAACAGACAAGACaagaaatagggtaagcttatgtaatttaattaatggaacaaatatatatatatatatatatcacataaGTCTGATGCAAATTAATATATCATACATTATTGCATGCAATAAACAACCAtttgactctgactgtccggactgtatgaattttgtgtagctacgacgtttgtgcacccgggtgatgtagtaactgggataccttcaacagctgccacccgaggttaatccgtttcgtccaagttaaccttatggactaggatctcctgtcattcccacacatgagttactcctctctacatgaaaatgagtaatcacggaatatcaggataaacaccagctaagctttgcccacattcatactttaacATTCAATAACCAATTTCtaagatattcctccctggaacacTCTTTCATATCCAAACTATTTCATTCACATCATATTTCAAATTTCATCATACTTCATCATCAATATATTCAACTGAAATAAGACCACACTTTCTCATCATAGAGCAAGTGCGAATGGAATAACACACCTTAGAAACTAACATAACCGAGTGTTATTTACCAATTAATCCGCTTCAATGAACTGACCCTTAAGAGTTCAAACCGAACACTACAAAGCCTAGGCCGaatactaagactctaggccgaacaccattTAATGAGACCAAATACTGTTTGACACCGAATACTAATAACAAACCGAATACTATGAAGAAACCGAGAGATAGAAAGATGTTGAGTACTAATAATACTTAGTTTTTAGTCTTAAGACAGAACACTGaagagaccgagtgctagtctaagaccgaacactgtagaaaccgaacactattgagtTTGGCTGAAcgctcttattttaaaaaatggtaaTGATAGATTACTAAGAcgagaccgagcgcttggtttaagatCGAGTACCACTTAGACCGAGTGTCGggtttaagaccgaacactacttagcTTATAGAATGAAGAATTAAATACAGATACAAATAATGGATTTTTAAGGGAAGATAAATATACTAGTATATGTGTAAGTAATATTGAATACCAAAGACAAGGAGACAACTACATTTAGACAGACACTTATTTACAAGTATACTAAGATAAAATCGATCGGTCATCAACTGAAATTCTCCCCAAAGGAAGGATCTAGTACAGACCGAATGCTCAAaggaaaaaccgaacggtcaataatgACTTTCGGTGACAACCACAGGATTACACAGAGAACTACAAACTTAAGATCAAACCTTATATCAACCTAGTTCCTCATCATTTATAGTCAAACACTCATACAGCCAAAAATGCAGTAACAACtatacttcatattcattcaacAATCAATCAACATGCGACCATTCCaaacaagaatcttaatcaaattatataagcttctcttacctctaaAACGTGACCTGACGCTCACAGGTGCAAAATACTGGTTCACCACTACAATTTCTTCTACCCTTAGAATTCACTGATTACAAAACTAGACCAAAATAAAGGACCAAAATACTATCAGAATCACATATAGAAAAGTGATCAACCCATGCAActagaacttggtttgcatgtgctaGAAAACCACACGGCTGAGTAAGGAATGAACTTACCAGCTTAAACCCAAAACTTGATCGGTGCAAAGCGTAGCTCTTGGCACCAGGAATACTCAGGCGTGGTCTGAATGATGAtcgaaaaaagaaaagagtaagatttcttagagagaagtaggaggtttgtagagagaaggaggagagaatgaaaactcagaaggttgaagatgaagggtgcatgcagaaaagtGGCGTGAAATTTGAAAACTTAAGTTTTACTCCTACCGTCAAAACCGATCGATCACTCAGTTgctcacacctgtcttccactttctgatttTCAGATACCCCTTCACTGACACATGTAATCCACTAAGCTGGGATTTTTAGGATtctgacatatatatatatatatatatatatatatatatatatatatatatatatatatatatatatatatatatatatatatatatatttaaatgtatatattacTAAAGATGAGTGTTTCacaataaatttggatattCAGTTGAATTGATCTAAAATTATAGAATAGATAAATAATGTACATAAGAGAAACGTTGCAGAAATTCACTTGACCTTTATTATTGGTTTGAGAAGAGCTTGATATAGtacaacaatttaaataaatttgattaggATAAACATCGAATAAAATTTTCTtcgtaaataaatttatatttaacttaatatgCACATCATTTCATGTACgacaatttaattatatttattaatagatGCTCCAAACAACCACTAATAATGTGTTTTATGTATAGTTGGAACAATTCAAAACATTGCAAACTGGCTAACTCatcttaaattcaaaatattttaaatttcaaaaataaaaaacacaatattGATTCGGGAATTAATGTTGtagattaaaattataatattgtctaaattaaatattttacaatcCATGAACTTCTCAATTATTCACGCCAATGTTCCGCTCAACACCCAACAttcaaacaataacaataacCAAAGAAGGAGAGGGACCATAATGgctaaaaaaatggaaaaaaatgaatGGTACCTCTGTgctccttttttgacatcatccCATAGGATCAAAACAATCTGAATTTTGAAGTGAAGAATCCAAGACAGAGTTGAGAATTCCGATGGCATAAACGGGAAAATCTTTCTCCAAATGAGGAGGCCAAAACGAAAAACCAACACTATTACGTTGGCCTTCCTTAGCTTCATGTTCAGATAGAATTTCAGACAAATAATTCAATGACTCCATATTATAATACCccatattaataaaagaaaactatcaacataataataataaaaaaatagaaggcTTACCTTCCAATGAGACATAGAAACTGAGACGTGCCATtgcaataagaaaaataatagtttgacacacacacactaccctttcatatttctttctttcttctttttcgaaaaattataaaagttcaTTCTTTTAAGACCATTTTATCCTTGTTAATGTGTTATACTATCATTACTCTTGTAATAAATTGTTTTGTCAATTTCAAGAGGTTCAACTATTGGTAAGGGACACACTCGAGTAGACCAAGATGTTGTTTAGTTCTAATTTGTGATAAAGAACCTTAAGAGAAAAGAGTcctctttaatttctttttaaattgtaCCATTATAAACCTTAGCTAGAAAGGCCAACTACATGTGTTGGCATCCAAACTGGACAACAAAGCTCGAGCTTGCATAGATGTTTTCACGAGAgtgaatgaaagaaagaaaggagagatTAAAGTTTTTGGGTTTTAGAAATTTAAGGATTTAGAAATGAATGAAGAACTAGAGACAGTGAACGACAGACTAAGCTAAGAGTGAGCGAAGGAGCGCGAGAGTGAAGGAAAATCTGAGGGAGATTTGAGAGAGGGAGGATGCGCGAGAGTGAACGAAAGTCTAAGTCAAAGTGGATTCAGCAAGACGGAGGGAGCGTGAGAGTGAAGGAAAGTTTGAGGGAGATGATTTTGAGAGAGGGAGGATGTGCACGAGTGGACGAGAATCTGAGTGCGAATGATTTCAGTGAAAGGGAGGGAGCGCGAGATGGAAAAGGAAGAATGTGCGAAAGTGAGAGTCTGAATCTAAGTGAGTTTAGCGAGATGGGGTTTctcttttaacattttttaaattaaaatatttcaaaatttgtatataagatcggtattttttttcacttacaCGGATATTAAATACAGATATATCCTTAGCAAAATTCTCTCTTTAATCCGTGAACATtacatacatatattatttacgGAAAATTCATATGTAAATTTCTTCAATCTTACGtacgaaaaaaattatatgtaactCCATTTTCAAAATCCatatgtaatttcatttttaaaatcactATGTTAGAGGTCCTTACGGATCAGAATTCGTATGTAATAATTTGTAGATAATTTgcttttttttagtaaaatatttattattattgagtttgtgttgtatgactatataattctaaaattatgAATTCTAATTCTATGTTGTTGACTTTTAAAGTGGATTTTAGGTAGGGTTAACTTTTAAAGACCAATTCTAGttgattctttaattttttttaattatagttatttaaCGGCAACCAAATCAACACTAATGTATTTCTGTTTTTAAAATCATGTAATTTGGCCTCTACTTAACTATCgatgataaaatttatttttaatattagttttaatttctgTAAATTTGGTGGACGacactaatttttaatattagttttaatttgtgTATATTTGGTGGCCGACATTAAtgacaataatttcaaaaataatctctgaaattatttatattcaataaatacaaataaaaaaattataataaatgaagaaaataagtgtaaataaatgtatatgAAGGAGATAAATATATAGATGAAAGAAATAGATattaataaagaagataaaaagaaaaatctggATGAAAGCaatgaagataaaaatgaaaatgaaggaaatgaAGAGAATAATGTAGATGAAAGATTTGTGCgtgaatgaagaagataaatATGAGTGAAGGAATTGAAAGGAGATTCATAAACGTAAATGAAtggataataaaatttatatagaaagtgagagaataaatttattaataatgaaatttgtttaaatatatactATCATTAGATTGAAAATCATTTAGAATTTATACTCTCactgatataatttaaataatacaaatattaaaaaaatatatgataaactaatgttagttttaattattttagttagtatttgtgtaacatcccaaaatatagtaattaccataatcagaattaattacattaaccaataaaacagtgcagtctttacaaTACTCATAACGAACgttaaaagccgaacggctgaACATACAGAAATAACGAACGCTAGAAAGACAAGAGTTCGGAGacgaacggccttacaaaactatgaccgaacgttcaaaaataaaactaataaactaACAATATACAAtacgcgagcgctctaaggctcggctttaacttccacatctaccagatttgcgtcttccaaattttcttcttctagcacttcttcaagtgacgctcctccatctgctcacatccacacggatgatcattgcattgacaggacgaacgtacatagacaatacgacaacacaaggaaaaacgaaagggtaagcttaagtaatttaattcatacgtcAACACATGTATTAACATTTCAGATCATTCAAacacataactcaacatataCATCATCCcacatacatttatatatatatatatatatatatatatatatatatatatatatatatatatatatatatatatatatatatagatactagaccgaccgtccggacatgtatgaatctgtgtagttacaagcgtccacccgagtgatgtagtaactgggatacaccaaacaactgtcactcgaggtcagtccgttcttacgtcgcccatgttaacttatggactaaggacctcctaccgttcccacacatgacatacttcctctacatgaagatagtactcacggaacatcaggatggacagcgagtcttaacttatccacagtcatactttaccaaatttaatattcaatatatatgagagtcgttcctccatggaacgctcgttcaaataccacaatcataatttccattcttatagtgttcgcacatcttaatacttccttttatttatattttcattctatgttccacttccataaaaagacgagcgttcaatcctctacacaacgaggacgaacgtcaagagTGAGACCGAAAGGTCttcttttcaaaagaataaagctGACGCATTTTACATGACGAACGTGACCACTactagaatcagttgaatgaaccgactcttagagatataacataatgtttaaaaaaaataattgaggtTCAAAGACTTTAGACCAATTTAAATGGATAGAGATATCAAAAGAAGATTATCTAGTTATAACGAGGACAATTTGTTCAACAGGATCgactgtcagtcaatgaccgaaagtgaatattcatttactgataatttgagacgaacgctatttacgtacgttctACAATTCAAaggtatggacgagcgttcggtataagaccgtacacttctcaggacgaacgctagatataagatcgagcgctatttaggacgaacgcttagtgtaagaccgagcgctacttaagacgaacgcttggtataagaccgagcgctactattttataaatataagggataatgacttaaatttaatttacaagatTGCCACTAGGCTGAGCCGATCGCTCAACATAGTGTTTcatgggacgctcgttcaatttcagaactcttttcaaataaaagaattcctttttaagcaATTGACTAGAAACCGAActgtataagaccgtacgatgacgaacgtattttatcatatggTAGAATCATTATATTCagattttcatcttcatctaaacttaacatttctcatacgattcataatcttataatttttgattcatcatttaattcacatactatatagaattcatattaataaatcatACTATGCAATAATCATCCATTAtccaattcatacgtatcaaccaacacataccatattcattcatacataacagcgatcgttcagacatactcaaacacagcatacatctcatacattctatttctatcatgcTTGCACACAATCATCTacgtataaactaaattattaagcttcccttacctggatagcagtgtactcccaacAAGCAAGGTTTTAGTGCGACCTCTAACAGCGTcctaccctcaggtttcgctTAACAACTTGCACTCAATCTAAATACCAGAAATAATAAACAACTCAGACctataacccatgcatgcaaccagaactagggttcgcatgaaaccaaaagaacgaacggttaGCGACGAggacttaccagttccgatccaaattctgttcggtccagaatgacgctcacgtctccaggagtgtttctacggttctgaaacgtgatcggagaaggagatgatgagttacagtagagagaaggtgaactggttctagagagaagttagagaaaatgaagggttttggttctgaggaagaagaagagtgcgtgcaggtgagagagcgtttttcgaaactcagttttgttaattttcacgcccaaacgaacgagcgtctcctctgctgacacctgcactcccacttctgACTTCCGAAGCTTCTAACGTGACAcatggcgctcgtgcatgcagtgcaaagtgcgtttttaatgcactggacgtgtggcgcggtgcatttatggaagcagccaggtgactcagcagtgcattAATG
The Vigna angularis cultivar LongXiaoDou No.4 chromosome 5, ASM1680809v1, whole genome shotgun sequence genome window above contains:
- the LOC108339366 gene encoding B-box domain protein 30, which gives rise to MCKGVEGKKLGGSRRSLPPEGNSSFAATRGCSTSCELCGLQASLYCPADDAYLCRKCDEWVHRANFLALRHVRSFLCKTCQNLTHRYLIGISAEILLPVRWIVQKQNLPNSTTDEFCSRTIRRPLIFL